Below is a window of Flavobacterium sp. N2820 DNA.
TGGTTCAGGAAGAAACTCTGCCAATTATACTAATAGTGGCAGAAGAACAAATCCAAACTTTAATGGTACTCCAAGAACTACAAATCCAAGAAGTACTTTTCAAAATCCAAGATCATCTCAAAATAACGTTCCTAGAACAACTACAACTCCTAGAACAACTACGCCTAGACAAAATAATACGGTAACTCCTAGAACAAATAATTATTCAACACCAAAAACCAACACTTCTACACCAAGAAATAATACCTCAACACCAAGAAGTAGCAATTATTCTACACCAAGAAGCTCTTCTTCAGGAGGATTTGGAGGTAGTTCTTCTGGAGGTGGACGTTCTTCTGGAGGTGGAAGAGGCGGAAGAGGTTAATGGTATTAATTAAAAATTAGTTTTAGTAAAATATAAAATTGCAATGAAAAAAATATTTTTATCACTTCTTTTAGGGAGTTCTATTGTTACATTAGCTCAAGAAACAACTATAAATGATGCGCTAAGGTATTCTGTAAACAATTTAACTGGTACTGCTCGCTTTAGAGGTATGAGTGGAGCATTTGGTGCAGTAGGTGGCGATTTATCTTCAATTAATGTAAACCCTGCTGGTTCGTTGTTTTTTAATAACAACTTTGCAAGTATAACAGCAAGTAGTTTTAATGTGCACAATCGTTCTGATTATTTTGGTACAAGAACAAAAGAAAATCACAGCACTTTAGATTTAAATCAAATTGGAGGGGTAATGGTTTTTGATGATCTTTCGGGTAAAGCAAATTGGTCTAAAATTGCTGTTGCACTAAATTACGAAAACTCAAGTGACTTTGATAATAGCTTATATGCTGCTGGTACAAACCCAAGTAACTCTATCGGAAATTATTTTATTGATAAAGCACAAGGATTACCTTTAGAATTTATGCAATTACAGCCGGGCGAAACCATAACTGATTTATATACTTATTTAGGAGAAACTTCTGGCTTAGGATTTCCTGCACAACAAGCGATGTTAGGTTACCAAGCATTCTTATTTGAAGCTTTTGATGATTCAGACCCAAACAACGTAGATTACTTTACTAATGTTCCTACAGGTGGAAATTATTTTCAAGACAATTATATGACAAGTAATGGCTTTAACGGAAAGTTAACCGCTAATATTGCAACTGCTTACAAAAACAAACTTTTCTTAGGTTTGAATTTAAATGCTCACTTTACGGATTATGTAAAAGTAACTTCTGTATATGAAGGCAATAACAATCCTTTGTATTCTACAGGGTTAACAGTAACCGATATTCAATTTGATAATGAATTATATACTTATGGTAGTGGTTTTTCATTAAACTTAGGAGCTATTTATAAATTTACAGAAAGTTTCAGAGCTGGTGTTGCTTATGAATCGCCAACTTGGTATCGATTAAATGACGAGTTAACTCAACGACTTATTGTAAACACAACTGATGGGACAAACAACTTTCAGGATATTGTAGCTCCAAACGTGATTAATATTTATGAAACATATAAAATTAAAACGCCAAGTAAAATTACAGTAAGTGGTGCTTATATTTTCAACAAAAGAGGTTTAATTAGTATTGATTATGCCATGAAAGACTACAGTAATACAAAATTTAAACCTACAGGTGATAGCTTTTACCGAGATTTAAACACGCAAATGAATAACCAATTTGACAATACTTATGAATTAAGAGTTGGTGGGGAATATAAAATTAAACAATGGAGTGTTCGTGGTGGATATCGTTTCGAAGAAAGTCCATACAAAGTGGATTATGCAATGGGTGATTTAACAGGTTATTCTGCAGGTTTAGGGTATAATTTTGGTGAAAGCAGATTAGATTTAGCCTATGCTAACGATCACAGAAATTACAATTTAGCTTTTGTTTCTTCTGGAATGAATGATACTGCAAGAATAAGAACTACCAATAACAATGTAACACTTACTTACTCTATCAATTTCTAAGAAATTAAAATAACATATCAAACCACTTCTTTAACCGAAGTGGTTTTTTTTATGCATAAACCATCGCACTTAAACGTGATGAAAACAATTTTCTTTTTGATTTCTTTTGATTTCAGATAATTTGACAAAGCAAAAAGATTTACAGTATGCCAGGTCAAAACTTTAAAAAATTCGCAATAGCTGGTGCTTCTACTGATTATTTTATGTAATTTTGCACCTCAAATTTAAAAGCATGAGAACCAAATCGTTAAAGAAAAATAAAATCAATGTAATTACGCTTGGATGTTCAAAAAACACTTACGATAGTGAGGTTTTAATGGGACAACTAAAAGCCAACGGAAAAGATGTAGCACATGAACAAGAAGGCAATATCGTGGTAATTAACACTTGTGGTTTTATTGACAATGCAAAAGAAGAATCGGTGAATACGATTTTGGAATATGTAGATAAAAAAGAACAAGGCTTAGTAGATAAAGTATTTGTTACTGGATGTTTATCAGAAAGATACAGACCTGATTTAGAGAAAGAAATCCCGGATGTAGACCAATATTTTGGAACCACAGAATTACCTCTTTTACTAAAAGCTTTAGGTGCTGATTATAAGCACGAATTACTTGGTGAACGTTT
It encodes the following:
- a CDS encoding OmpP1/FadL family transporter, whose protein sequence is MKKIFLSLLLGSSIVTLAQETTINDALRYSVNNLTGTARFRGMSGAFGAVGGDLSSINVNPAGSLFFNNNFASITASSFNVHNRSDYFGTRTKENHSTLDLNQIGGVMVFDDLSGKANWSKIAVALNYENSSDFDNSLYAAGTNPSNSIGNYFIDKAQGLPLEFMQLQPGETITDLYTYLGETSGLGFPAQQAMLGYQAFLFEAFDDSDPNNVDYFTNVPTGGNYFQDNYMTSNGFNGKLTANIATAYKNKLFLGLNLNAHFTDYVKVTSVYEGNNNPLYSTGLTVTDIQFDNELYTYGSGFSLNLGAIYKFTESFRAGVAYESPTWYRLNDELTQRLIVNTTDGTNNFQDIVAPNVINIYETYKIKTPSKITVSGAYIFNKRGLISIDYAMKDYSNTKFKPTGDSFYRDLNTQMNNQFDNTYELRVGGEYKIKQWSVRGGYRFEESPYKVDYAMGDLTGYSAGLGYNFGESRLDLAYANDHRNYNLAFVSSGMNDTARIRTTNNNVTLTYSINF